Proteins from a genomic interval of Neisseria arctica:
- the pyk gene encoding pyruvate kinase: MSKPIRDLTRIRHNTKIVATLGPGSNNVELLEDMIRVGGLNVVRFNFSHGTAEFHRENAEIVREAARRAGREVAIMADLQGPKIRVGKLENGFIELNAGEKLLLDAALEGEGNRERVGLDYRNLPDDVKPGDILLLDDGLLTLTVDEVRGHEILTTVQNSHKLKSNKGINKQGGGLSAGALTEKDFRDLKTAVSIGCDYLAVSFVKSAEDMQIARNLVEQEMQGSDAVRPGLVAKIERVEAITNLDEIILASDGIMVARGDLAVEVGNAAVPALQKRMIKRARELRRFSITATQMMESMITNPVPTRAEVSDVANAVLDGTDAVMCSAETAIGAYPFETVRQMAIICAAAEAEQDSLNGVEDVHQEAAVSPNLAIASGAVQVARAIGAKAIVALTESGSTAFEISRHSIQLPIYALTPSISAQRRMAMYRGVRPLRLATSTNHDTALDEVEAMLLERNVLHSGDQYIITSGSRMRESGSTDTLQIFRVL; the protein is encoded by the coding sequence ATGAGCAAACCTATCCGCGACCTCACCCGCATCCGCCACAACACCAAAATCGTTGCCACACTGGGCCCGGGCAGCAACAACGTCGAGCTGCTCGAAGATATGATCCGCGTCGGCGGACTAAACGTCGTCCGCTTCAACTTCAGCCACGGCACCGCCGAATTCCACCGCGAAAATGCCGAAATCGTCCGCGAAGCCGCCCGCCGTGCCGGGCGCGAAGTCGCCATTATGGCCGACCTGCAAGGCCCTAAAATCCGTGTCGGCAAGCTGGAAAACGGCTTTATCGAACTTAATGCTGGTGAAAAACTGCTGCTTGATGCCGCACTGGAAGGCGAAGGCAACCGCGAACGCGTCGGCCTTGATTACCGCAACCTGCCCGACGACGTCAAACCGGGTGATATTCTGCTGCTGGACGACGGCCTGCTTACACTAACCGTAGACGAAGTACGCGGCCATGAAATCCTCACTACCGTACAAAACAGCCACAAACTGAAATCCAACAAAGGCATCAACAAACAAGGCGGCGGACTTTCCGCCGGCGCGCTTACCGAAAAAGACTTCCGCGACCTCAAAACCGCCGTTTCCATCGGTTGCGACTATCTGGCCGTCAGCTTTGTAAAATCTGCCGAAGACATGCAGATTGCCCGCAATTTGGTCGAACAGGAAATGCAAGGCAGCGATGCCGTACGCCCGGGCTTGGTGGCAAAAATCGAGCGTGTGGAAGCCATTACCAACCTTGATGAAATTATTTTGGCTTCAGACGGCATCATGGTTGCCCGTGGCGATTTGGCGGTAGAGGTAGGCAATGCCGCCGTTCCCGCCCTGCAAAAACGCATGATCAAACGCGCCCGCGAACTACGCCGCTTCAGCATCACCGCCACGCAAATGATGGAAAGCATGATTACCAACCCCGTACCGACGCGCGCCGAAGTCAGCGACGTTGCCAATGCGGTGCTGGACGGAACCGACGCGGTAATGTGTTCCGCCGAAACCGCCATCGGTGCCTATCCGTTTGAAACCGTGCGCCAAATGGCGATTATCTGTGCCGCCGCAGAAGCCGAACAAGATTCTCTCAACGGCGTGGAAGACGTACACCAAGAAGCCGCCGTCAGCCCCAACTTGGCGATTGCCAGCGGAGCCGTACAAGTCGCCCGTGCCATCGGAGCCAAAGCGATTGTCGCGCTGACCGAAAGCGGCAGCACCGCCTTCGAAATCAGCCGCCACAGCATCCAGCTGCCGATTTACGCACTCACACCCAGCATTTCCGCCCAACGCCGTATGGCGATGTACCGCGGCGTGCGTCCGTTGCGTTTGGCAACCAGTACCAACCACGATACTGCCTTGGACGAAGTAGAAGCCATGCTATTGGAACGCAATGTTTTGCATAGCGGCGACCAATACATCATCACCAGCGGCTCGCGTATGCGCGAGAGCGGCAGCACCGATACGCTGCAAATTTTCCGCGTTCTGTAA
- a CDS encoding gamma carbonic anhydrase family protein, with protein sequence MNPIRPYLDHLPQIAEHCYIDPAAVIIGEVTLGEHVSVWPCAVLRGDVNHIVIGARSNIQDLSMLHVSHKSAAKPEGSPLIIGEDVTIGHKVMLHGCTIGDRVLVGMGTIILDDAVIESDVMIGAGSLVPPRKRLESGFLYVGSPVKQIRPLTEEEKGKLVASAAHYIRVSENYLKTAKQTSDGLENK encoded by the coding sequence ATGAATCCTATCCGCCCTTATCTGGATCACCTACCCCAAATTGCCGAACATTGCTATATCGACCCTGCCGCCGTCATTATCGGCGAAGTCACACTGGGCGAACACGTTTCCGTTTGGCCTTGCGCCGTATTGCGCGGCGACGTAAACCACATCGTTATCGGCGCACGCAGCAATATTCAGGATTTAAGCATGCTGCACGTTTCGCACAAATCGGCGGCCAAACCCGAAGGCTCACCGCTGATTATCGGTGAAGACGTTACCATCGGTCATAAAGTGATGCTGCACGGCTGCACCATAGGTGACCGCGTATTGGTGGGTATGGGTACGATTATCCTAGATGATGCGGTAATCGAAAGCGATGTCATGATAGGTGCCGGCAGCCTGGTGCCGCCCCGCAAACGGTTGGAAAGCGGCTTTTTATATGTCGGTTCCCCCGTTAAACAAATCCGCCCGCTTACCGAAGAAGAAAAAGGCAAATTGGTTGCTTCTGCCGCCCACTATATCCGCGTATCGGAAAACTATCTCAAAACCGCCAAACAAACTTCAGACGGCCTTGAAAATAAGTAA
- the argE gene encoding acetylornithine deacetylase: MNTVDRLSRLIAFDTTSRLSNLNLIRDCADYLDSFGLKPWLAYNADQTKANLFVTVPAANGSTEGGLIFSGHTDVVPTDGQKWLSDPYQADIRDGRLYGRGSADMKGFIASVLAAVPDMVSARLDKPLHIALSYDEEIGCLGAPVMIGELQRRGLSPEYCIVGEPTSMRMVVAHKGIHTFRCCVHGKAVHSSLTPQGVNAIEYAAKLIVFINDLAGRLKQRHDNDPDYDVPFSTLSVNTIGGGIASNIVPQLCEFEFDYRNLPHMTPADIVGPIETYIREVLEPQMKVIDAACGIEMKHGENVPAMPEAEARLLHDLISRLVEDSRRLKVAYATEGGQFQQAGIHTVICGPGSIEQAHKPDEYVELAQLDRCDAFLRKLIAAYSC, translated from the coding sequence ATGAATACAGTCGACCGTCTCAGCCGCTTGATTGCCTTCGATACCACCAGCCGTTTGTCGAATCTGAATTTGATTCGCGATTGTGCCGATTATTTGGATTCTTTCGGGTTGAAACCGTGGCTGGCTTATAACGCCGACCAAACTAAAGCCAATCTGTTTGTTACCGTGCCGGCTGCAAACGGCAGTACGGAAGGCGGATTGATATTCAGCGGCCATACCGACGTTGTGCCGACAGACGGGCAAAAATGGTTGAGCGATCCTTATCAAGCGGATATTCGCGACGGCAGGCTTTACGGGCGGGGCAGTGCCGATATGAAAGGTTTTATCGCGTCCGTGTTGGCTGCCGTACCGGATATGGTGTCTGCCCGTTTGGATAAACCGCTGCATATTGCTTTGTCTTATGACGAGGAAATCGGTTGTTTGGGCGCGCCGGTGATGATTGGTGAGTTGCAGCGTCGGGGCCTTAGCCCGGAGTATTGTATAGTCGGCGAGCCTACTTCGATGCGTATGGTGGTGGCGCATAAAGGTATTCATACTTTCCGCTGCTGCGTGCACGGTAAGGCGGTTCATTCATCTTTAACGCCGCAAGGGGTGAATGCTATCGAATATGCGGCCAAGTTGATTGTGTTTATCAACGATTTGGCAGGCCGTCTGAAACAGCGTCATGATAACGACCCTGATTACGACGTACCGTTTTCCACACTAAGCGTGAATACGATTGGTGGTGGCATTGCCAGTAATATTGTGCCTCAGCTATGCGAGTTTGAATTTGATTACCGCAATTTGCCGCATATGACACCTGCCGATATTGTCGGGCCGATAGAAACCTATATCCGCGAAGTGCTTGAGCCGCAAATGAAGGTGATAGATGCGGCTTGCGGGATTGAAATGAAACATGGGGAAAATGTGCCGGCTATGCCCGAGGCTGAAGCACGGCTGCTGCATGATTTGATTAGCCGATTGGTAGAAGACTCCCGCCGTTTGAAAGTAGCCTATGCCACCGAAGGCGGGCAGTTTCAGCAGGCCGGTATCCATACCGTGATTTGCGGGCCGGGCAGTATCGAGCAGGCACATAAGCCGGATGAATATGTGGAGCTGGCGCAACTGGACCGTTGTGATGCATTTTTAAGAAAGCTGATTGCCGCATATAGCTGCTAG
- the dnaJ gene encoding molecular chaperone DnaJ — MSNKDFYETLGVARSASDEEIKKAYRKLAMKYHPDRNPDNAEAEAKFKEIQQAYAILSDKEKRSAYDQYGHAGVDPNMGAGGFGGFGGFGGAQGFDFGDIFSQMFGGAAGGGRQQNYQGADLQYAVEISLEEAALGVKKRITVPTYEECDVCHGSGAKPGTSASTCSTCHGSGTIHVRQAIFQMQQTCPTCHGSGKEIKDPCIKCRGEGRVKTSKTVEVNIPAGIDDGQRIRLSGEGEPGLNGAPPGDLYVVVRVKEHKTFERNGLDLHCELPISFTIAALGGEVEVPTLDGKVKLSIPKETQTGRRMRVKGKGIKSLRSSAVGDLYCHVAVETPINLTERQKELLEEFEKISTGLDRSQTPRQKSFFDKVRDIFD, encoded by the coding sequence ATGAGCAATAAAGACTTTTACGAAACCTTAGGCGTTGCACGTAGTGCCAGCGATGAAGAAATCAAAAAGGCCTACCGCAAACTTGCCATGAAATATCATCCCGACCGTAATCCGGATAATGCCGAGGCGGAGGCCAAATTCAAAGAAATCCAGCAAGCCTATGCCATTCTCTCAGACAAAGAAAAACGCAGTGCCTACGACCAATATGGCCATGCGGGCGTCGACCCCAATATGGGTGCGGGCGGATTCGGCGGTTTTGGCGGATTCGGCGGCGCGCAAGGCTTCGACTTCGGCGATATTTTCAGCCAAATGTTCGGCGGGGCGGCCGGTGGCGGACGCCAACAAAATTACCAAGGCGCAGATTTACAATATGCGGTGGAAATCTCTTTGGAAGAAGCCGCCCTCGGTGTGAAAAAACGTATTACCGTTCCCACATACGAAGAGTGTGATGTCTGCCACGGCTCCGGTGCCAAACCCGGCACTTCGGCAAGCACATGTTCAACCTGTCACGGTTCGGGCACAATTCATGTACGCCAAGCCATTTTCCAAATGCAACAAACCTGTCCAACCTGTCACGGCTCAGGTAAGGAAATCAAAGATCCGTGTATTAAATGCCGTGGCGAAGGCCGTGTAAAAACCAGCAAAACGGTTGAAGTCAACATTCCTGCCGGCATCGACGACGGCCAACGTATCCGCCTATCTGGTGAAGGCGAACCCGGCCTAAATGGCGCGCCTCCCGGAGATTTATATGTTGTCGTGCGCGTTAAAGAGCACAAAACCTTCGAGCGCAACGGCTTGGATTTGCATTGCGAATTACCCATCAGCTTCACTATCGCGGCCTTGGGCGGCGAAGTGGAAGTACCGACATTAGACGGCAAAGTAAAATTGAGCATCCCCAAAGAAACCCAAACCGGCCGCCGTATGCGTGTGAAGGGCAAAGGTATCAAATCACTGCGCTCCAGCGCGGTGGGCGACCTGTATTGCCATGTGGCAGTGGAAACGCCGATTAATCTGACCGAGCGCCAAAAAGAGCTGCTGGAAGAATTTGAAAAAATTTCAACCGGCCTTGACCGCTCTCAAACCCCGCGTCAAAAATCTTTCTTTGACAAAGTTCGTGATATTTTCGACTAA
- a CDS encoding tetratricopeptide repeat protein — MNTTSEKLFQHALAHLRTTPPDYFQALPLLQQAAASGHPEAQFQLAGCYFYGNGIAADIPEALKLLEKAANQGHLFARYNLLQWQENQGINTADLLDSYEQLAESGLLAAQLHLLEYYQIQHHTDQVFKWASRTAEQGHPYGQYSLAQYYQHAATPDPAAAHQYYRQAAAQNFPPAHWQLGNQYRYGQSVHTDWEAAAYHFRQAAEAELISAQTALGEILLHGGHGLAADPATALAWLKKAAEHGDTHADAILAEQYLTGRHSERNPALARSHAENAAQHKHPLALRLLGDIYRYGLGVTADTVLADQYYDQAAQQGDLIARQKQLAAEALKANNTYEQTKQQVLQHQHIEQIYQKAFSCHYGLSTPPDYAQAHRLYLEAAKQGHNKAQTNLGMMYYNGQGVDTDMTQAAYWFEQAARQNDTMAQYNLACLYYHGAGVSPDTATACIWLQKAIDNGHPHPEALLKLLQKWRQSIISK; from the coding sequence ATGAATACAACAAGTGAAAAATTATTCCAACACGCTCTTGCCCACCTACGCACCACACCTCCCGATTACTTTCAGGCATTACCTTTATTGCAACAAGCAGCCGCTTCAGGTCACCCTGAAGCACAATTCCAATTGGCCGGCTGTTACTTCTATGGCAACGGTATCGCTGCCGACATACCCGAGGCCCTCAAACTACTCGAAAAAGCTGCCAATCAAGGGCATCTTTTCGCCCGATATAATTTGCTGCAATGGCAGGAAAACCAAGGCATCAATACGGCAGATCTGTTAGATTCTTATGAACAACTGGCCGAATCCGGTTTGCTTGCCGCCCAGCTCCACCTGCTCGAATACTATCAAATACAACACCATACAGATCAAGTATTTAAATGGGCCAGCAGGACTGCCGAACAAGGGCATCCTTACGGCCAATACAGCCTTGCCCAATACTATCAACACGCAGCTACGCCCGATCCCGCCGCAGCCCATCAATACTACCGGCAAGCGGCGGCGCAAAACTTTCCGCCCGCACATTGGCAACTTGGCAACCAATACCGCTACGGACAAAGCGTTCATACCGATTGGGAAGCTGCAGCCTATCATTTTCGGCAAGCTGCGGAAGCGGAGCTTATTTCCGCACAAACCGCCCTTGGAGAAATCTTATTGCACGGCGGCCATGGCCTTGCTGCCGATCCGGCAACCGCACTGGCGTGGCTAAAAAAAGCGGCAGAACACGGCGATACCCATGCCGATGCGATATTGGCAGAACAATACCTTACCGGGCGGCATTCCGAACGAAACCCAGCCCTTGCCCGAAGCCATGCCGAAAATGCCGCACAACACAAACACCCATTGGCCTTACGTCTGTTGGGAGATATTTACCGCTACGGCTTGGGCGTAACCGCCGATACAGTCTTGGCCGACCAATATTACGACCAAGCCGCACAACAGGGAGATTTAATTGCCCGCCAAAAACAACTGGCAGCAGAAGCATTAAAAGCAAACAACACCTACGAACAAACCAAACAACAGGTATTACAACACCAGCATATCGAACAAATCTATCAAAAAGCTTTCTCTTGCCACTACGGCCTCTCTACTCCTCCCGATTATGCCCAAGCCCACCGTCTTTATCTTGAGGCCGCGAAACAAGGCCACAACAAAGCGCAAACCAATTTGGGCATGATGTATTACAACGGACAAGGCGTAGATACCGATATGACCCAAGCTGCCTATTGGTTTGAGCAAGCCGCCCGCCAAAACGACACCATGGCCCAATACAATTTGGCATGTCTTTACTATCACGGAGCCGGCGTCTCCCCCGATACCGCTACTGCCTGTATCTGGCTGCAAAAGGCAATTGACAACGGCCACCCCCACCCCGAAGCCTTGCTCAAACTTCTTCAGAAATGGCGGCAAAGCATCATATCCAAATAA
- a CDS encoding capsule biosynthesis protein yields the protein MPDSIASNLEKLTSSANRILLLQGPLGDFFYQFAQWLKKQGKTVFKINFNYGDEVFYPATTPDTFGYQGTHQTFDTFLNDFISRHQIDALVCFGDTRPYHLIAKELADHTENLSFWAFEEGYFRPFYITLEEQGVNDYSPLPRKVDFFKQAYPKLKEQNYHEPPSVPGGFLPMARAAIIYYAAANLFKRKYPNYIHHRHFDIGHYIRSWTLSGFKRANYWFKDHKFAEQVKSGKFGRFYILPLQVFNDSQVRVHSDFSSVRNFLYHVLDSFALHAPKDVTLIVKHHPMDRGFIDYQKDIKKFLKKHPERRNKIFYVRDVPLPVLLRYGIGMITINSTSGLSALIHNMPVKIMGRASYDIPGITDQNKLADFWKNPQKPNAEYFHAYRMYHINVTQINGSFYSRVNLPDHITHTISENHTTCHAPVETAAD from the coding sequence ATGCCTGACTCCATTGCCAGTAATTTAGAAAAATTAACCTCATCGGCAAACCGTATCTTGTTATTACAAGGCCCGCTAGGTGACTTTTTCTATCAATTTGCCCAATGGTTGAAAAAACAAGGGAAAACTGTTTTTAAAATCAACTTTAACTACGGTGATGAAGTATTTTATCCCGCAACCACACCCGATACATTCGGCTATCAAGGCACCCACCAAACCTTCGACACATTTCTAAACGATTTTATTTCACGCCATCAAATCGATGCGCTTGTCTGCTTCGGCGATACACGTCCTTACCATTTGATTGCTAAGGAATTGGCGGATCACACCGAAAATCTGAGCTTTTGGGCCTTTGAAGAAGGATATTTCCGACCTTTTTATATTACCTTAGAAGAACAAGGCGTAAACGATTATTCCCCACTGCCGCGGAAAGTCGATTTTTTCAAACAAGCCTATCCGAAATTAAAAGAACAAAATTACCACGAACCACCCTCTGTCCCCGGAGGATTCCTGCCTATGGCTCGTGCGGCCATAATCTATTACGCAGCAGCTAATCTGTTCAAACGTAAATACCCAAACTATATCCACCATCGTCATTTCGATATCGGGCACTACATCCGCTCTTGGACTTTATCCGGTTTCAAACGTGCCAACTATTGGTTTAAAGACCACAAATTTGCAGAGCAGGTAAAGAGTGGAAAGTTTGGCCGATTCTACATTTTACCGTTGCAGGTATTTAATGACAGCCAAGTACGCGTACACAGTGATTTTTCATCCGTACGAAATTTTCTTTACCATGTTTTGGATTCATTCGCTTTACATGCTCCGAAAGACGTCACCTTGATCGTTAAACACCATCCGATGGATAGAGGCTTTATCGATTATCAAAAAGACATCAAAAAATTCTTAAAGAAACACCCCGAACGCCGTAATAAAATCTTTTATGTGCGCGATGTTCCGTTACCGGTATTGCTCCGCTACGGCATTGGTATGATTACCATCAACAGCACCAGCGGTTTATCCGCACTCATCCATAATATGCCGGTCAAAATTATGGGGCGAGCCAGTTATGACATTCCCGGGATTACAGACCAAAACAAATTAGCAGATTTTTGGAAAAACCCCCAAAAGCCGAATGCTGAATACTTCCACGCCTATCGGATGTACCATATCAATGTTACCCAAATAAATGGCAGCTTTTACAGCCGTGTCAACCTGCCTGACCATATAACTCACACAATCTCGGAAAACCATACGACATGCCACGCTCCAGTGGAAACTGCTGCTGACTAA
- a CDS encoding capsular polysaccharide biosynthesis protein produces the protein MYPSSLGLLRQQKQLHLLLHAGQQGKGKFLLWGKKHPNREHWIHSVLKKPIIYLEDGFLRSLGLGVEGWPSFSMVIDDLGIYYDTTRPSRLEHLLLQSDQMPSEILEQSRQAIDLIVNNRLSKYNHAPDFSDGLTHKIMPSEKQIVLVIDQTFGDMAVKYGAADEQTFTQMLEAALSENPDAEIWIKTHPDVLSGKKKGYLTTPPHQSNIRILAEDINPISLLQAVDKIYCVTSQMGFEGLLCGKPVITFGLPWYAGWGVSDDRHPDISRLLDSRRRISCSLEQLFAGAYLQYSRYINPYTGETGSLFDVINYLTAARRLNEKLRGDIYCIGMSLWKRAVMKPFFNVPSCRLHFVPSLKSLQKKQLSPKARLLAWGRGHDDLATYAAKNNLPLLRMEDGFIRSVGLGSNLVPPLSLVIDDIGIYFNAQTPSRLEYILQNQHFEENDIQTALLLRQSLTESAITKYNIGGSDLQLPTTDKKVLLVPGQVEDDASIRYGSPTIYTNLELLKTVRVTNPNAYILYKPHPDVVSGNRIGGVSDKDAKSYADQIVAEIDILTCLEHADEVHTMTSLTGFEALLRGKQVYCYGLPFYAGWGLTHDFLPIDRRSRKLSLEELIAGTLIHYPSYIHPETRRLITPDISIEVIKKQKSMQKSNNLLHRNWLSKQLGKLKQLYLSLK, from the coding sequence ATGTATCCTTCAAGCTTAGGACTATTGCGCCAACAAAAACAACTCCATCTCCTCCTTCACGCTGGACAACAGGGTAAAGGAAAATTTCTTTTATGGGGGAAAAAACATCCTAACCGTGAACACTGGATACACTCAGTATTAAAAAAACCTATCATTTATCTTGAAGACGGCTTTCTCCGTTCATTGGGTTTGGGTGTTGAAGGCTGGCCGTCTTTTTCGATGGTAATTGATGATTTAGGTATTTATTACGACACCACCCGTCCATCACGTTTAGAACACTTACTTCTCCAATCAGACCAAATGCCGTCTGAAATATTGGAACAAAGCCGTCAGGCTATTGATCTGATTGTAAATAATCGCCTTTCCAAATATAACCATGCTCCTGATTTTTCAGACGGCCTTACCCATAAAATCATGCCGTCTGAAAAACAAATCGTATTGGTTATTGACCAAACATTTGGCGATATGGCGGTAAAATACGGTGCTGCCGATGAGCAAACGTTCACCCAAATGCTGGAAGCCGCTCTATCCGAAAACCCTGATGCCGAAATTTGGATTAAAACCCACCCGGATGTTTTAAGTGGAAAGAAAAAAGGCTATCTGACCACACCGCCACACCAATCGAATATTCGTATACTGGCGGAAGATATCAACCCTATTTCTCTCTTGCAAGCGGTTGATAAGATTTACTGTGTTACCTCTCAAATGGGATTTGAAGGCTTGCTATGCGGCAAGCCTGTTATCACTTTTGGCCTACCGTGGTATGCAGGCTGGGGAGTCAGTGATGACCGTCATCCTGATATTTCCCGCCTGCTCGACAGCCGGCGACGTATTTCCTGCTCATTAGAACAATTATTTGCCGGTGCATATTTACAATACAGCCGGTATATCAACCCTTATACCGGTGAAACCGGCTCTCTATTTGATGTTATCAATTATTTAACGGCTGCCCGCCGCTTGAATGAAAAACTACGTGGCGATATTTACTGTATCGGGATGTCTCTGTGGAAACGGGCTGTTATGAAGCCTTTTTTCAATGTACCTTCCTGCCGTCTACATTTTGTTCCTTCCTTAAAAAGCCTACAAAAAAAACAGCTTTCTCCTAAAGCCCGCTTGCTTGCATGGGGGCGCGGCCATGATGACCTGGCTACTTATGCAGCTAAAAATAATCTCCCCCTACTGCGTATGGAAGACGGTTTTATCCGCTCTGTCGGCCTTGGTTCCAACTTAGTGCCACCGCTGTCATTGGTTATTGATGATATAGGCATTTATTTCAATGCCCAAACACCGTCTCGATTGGAATATATCCTACAAAACCAACACTTTGAAGAAAATGACATTCAGACGGCATTATTATTACGGCAAAGCCTAACAGAATCAGCAATTACAAAATACAACATCGGAGGTTCAGACTTACAGCTTCCTACTACCGATAAAAAAGTTTTGCTGGTACCCGGCCAGGTAGAAGATGATGCTTCGATCCGCTACGGTTCTCCCACCATCTATACCAACTTAGAATTACTAAAAACCGTACGAGTAACCAATCCTAATGCTTATATTTTGTATAAGCCTCACCCCGATGTAGTCAGCGGCAACCGTATCGGTGGGGTATCAGATAAGGATGCAAAATCTTATGCTGACCAAATTGTAGCGGAAATAGATATCCTCACCTGCTTAGAACATGCAGATGAAGTACATACGATGACTTCATTAACCGGCTTTGAAGCGCTTTTACGGGGCAAGCAGGTTTATTGCTACGGCCTACCCTTCTATGCCGGCTGGGGCTTAACACATGATTTTTTACCCATTGACCGACGCAGTCGGAAATTGAGTTTAGAAGAATTGATTGCAGGCACGCTCATACACTATCCAAGTTACATCCACCCAGAAACCCGTAGATTAATAACACCAGATATATCAATAGAAGTTATTAAAAAACAAAAAAGTATGCAAAAAAGCAACAATCTGCTACATAGAAATTGGCTGAGCAAGCAATTGGGAAAATTAAAACAGCTTTACCTTTCACTCAAATGA
- a CDS encoding CgeB family protein, translating into MKIYLISDNLTHQSLCLENISCQKAWWWLSSQNKPVIFVESAWNGYKNRWKFKIASYPDHPKRTNEKLVRLVQAAKDKGIPTVFWNKEDSVHFDRFIDSAKHFDHIFTVDENCVERYRAVVPASTTVDVAMFPVQPRIHNYQGFNFRQLEANFVGSFSRHIHGKRRERQEMLFSAALKAGLPVTVFDRNSDRKSDNYRYPGQEFGLKIMPALDYAQTADIYRRFAVSLNVNTIEDSPTMFSRRVVEILACGGILVSTPSMAMDRLFKDYCHIVNNEDEAVALFERLKYGPSKNDLEMAKAGADFVLNNFTWNKFLQNIQSVIANSK; encoded by the coding sequence ATGAAAATCTATTTAATTAGTGACAATCTAACCCATCAATCCTTGTGCTTAGAAAATATTAGTTGCCAAAAGGCTTGGTGGTGGTTAAGTAGTCAAAATAAGCCTGTTATTTTTGTCGAGTCCGCCTGGAACGGCTATAAAAACCGCTGGAAATTCAAAATCGCCTCCTATCCCGACCACCCCAAACGTACCAACGAAAAACTGGTGCGTTTGGTTCAGGCCGCGAAAGATAAGGGGATTCCTACCGTTTTTTGGAATAAAGAAGATTCGGTTCATTTCGACCGTTTTATCGATTCTGCCAAACATTTCGACCATATTTTTACTGTGGATGAAAATTGTGTGGAGCGGTATCGTGCGGTGGTGCCCGCTTCAACCACGGTTGATGTGGCGATGTTTCCCGTCCAGCCCCGTATTCATAACTATCAGGGGTTTAACTTCCGGCAATTGGAGGCGAATTTTGTCGGCAGTTTCAGCAGGCATATCCACGGCAAACGTCGTGAACGTCAGGAAATGCTGTTTTCTGCGGCCTTGAAAGCAGGTTTGCCGGTTACGGTTTTCGACCGCAATTCAGACAGAAAATCAGACAACTACCGTTATCCCGGGCAGGAATTCGGCCTGAAAATCATGCCGGCTTTAGATTATGCGCAAACCGCCGATATCTACCGCCGTTTTGCAGTGTCGCTGAATGTAAACACGATTGAAGATTCGCCCACTATGTTTTCACGGCGGGTGGTGGAAATTTTGGCTTGCGGCGGTATTTTAGTTTCTACACCCAGCATGGCAATGGATAGGTTATTTAAAGACTATTGCCATATCGTAAACAATGAAGATGAAGCGGTAGCTTTGTTTGAACGTTTGAAGTACGGACCGTCTAAAAATGATTTGGAAATGGCCAAAGCGGGGGCGGATTTTGTTTTGAACAACTTCACCTGGAACAAGTTTTTACAAAACATTCAATCCGTTATAGCCAATTCAAAATAA